The segment GGCTGCCCTTGGCCGCGGTGATCAGCACCAGCACGCCCTTGGCGCCCGACAGGTCGATGCCTTCGAGCAGCGGGCAGGCCACGGCCTGCTCGGCGGCGATACGCGCGCGGTCCGGGCCGTTGGCCGCGGCCGTGCCCATCATGGCCTTGCCGGGCTCGCCCATGACGGTGCGCACGTCTTCGAAGTCCACGTTCACATGCCCGGGCACGTTGATGATCTCGGCGATGCCGCCCACGGCGTTCTTCAGCACGTCGTTGGCGTGCGCGAAGGCCTCGTCCTGGGTGATGTCGTCGCCCAGCACTTCCTGCAGCTTCTCGTTGAGCACCACGATCAGCGAGTCGACGTTGGCCTCCAGCTCGGTCAGGCCGGCGTCGGCGTTGGTCATGCGGCGACCGCCCTCCCAGTCGAAGGGCTTGGTCACCACGCCCACGGTCAGGATGCCCATCTCCTTGGCCACGCGCGCGATCACGGGCGCCGCACCGGTGCCTGTGCCGCCGCCCATGCCGGCAGTGATGAAGAGCATGTGCGCGCCGGCAATGGCGCTCTGGATGTCTTCCACGGCCAGTTCTGCGGCGTCGCGGCCCTTCTCGGGTTTGCTGCCCGCGCCCAGGCCGCTGCCACCGAGCTGGATGACCTTGTGCGCGCTGCTGCGGCTCAGGGCCTGCGCGTCGGTGTTGGCGCAGATGAATTCCACGCCCTGCACCTCGCGCTCGATCATGTGCTCGACGGCATTGCCGCCGCCGCCGCCCACGCCGATGACCTTGATCTGGGTGCCCAGGTTGAAGGCTGCGTCTTCAATCATTTCGATGCTCATGCTGTTCTCCTTAAATCCAGTTGCCTTGTGTCGTGTGTGTTTGCTCTGTCGGGTCGATGCCGCGAACCTGGCGGTCCGGTACACCGCCGCCGGTGGTGCGGACTGCCTCGCGCGAGCCAGAGTCTGTGTTTCATGGTCAGAAATTCCCGATGAACCAGTCCTTGACGCGCCCCACGGCGTTTTTCATGGAGCCATGTTTCTGCGCCACCTTGTAGCCGCGCAGGCGCGCCAGGCGCGCCTCTTCGAGCAGGCCCATCACGGTGGCCGCGCGCGGCTGGCCCACCATGTCGGACAGCGCCCCGCTGTACTTCGGCACACCGCGGCGCACCGGCTTGAGGAAGATGTCCTCGCCCAGCTCGACCATGCCCGGCATGATAGAACTGCCACCGGTGAGCACGATGCCCGAGGACAGCACTTCCTCGCAGCCCGAATCGCGCAGCACCTGCTGCACGAGGGAGAAGATTTCCTCGATGCGCGGCTCGATCACGCCGGCCAGGGCCTGGCGACTCAGCATGCGCGGGCCGCGGTCACCCAGGCCGGGCACCTCGACCTGGATGTCCGGGTCGGCCAGCAGCTGCTTGGCATAACCGCTCTCGACCTTGATGTCCTCGGCGTCCTTGGTCGGCGTGCGCAGCGCCATGGCGATGTCGCTGGTGATCAGGTCGCCGGCGATCGGGATCACCGAGGTGTAGCGGATCGCGCCGCCCGTGAACACCGCCACGTCGGTGGTGCCGGCGCCGATGTCCACGCAGGCCACGCCCAGTTCCTTCTCGTCGTCCGTCAGCACCGAGAGGCTGGAGGCCAGCGGGTTGAGCATGAGCTGTTCGACCTCCAGGCCGCAGCGGCGCACGCACTTGATGATGTTCTCGGCCGCGCTCTGCGCGCCGGTCACGATGTGCACCTTGGCCTCCAGGCGGATGCCGCTCATGCCGATGGGCTCGCGCACGTCCTGGCCGTCGATGATGAATTCCTGCGGTTCGACCAGCAGCAGGCGCTGGTCCGAGGAGATGTTGATGGCCTTGGCCGTCTCCACCACACGCGCCACGTCGGCTGCGTTGACCTCGCGGTCCTTCACCGCCACCATGCCGCTGGAGTTGATGCCGCGGATGTGGCTGCCGGTGATGCCGGTATAGACCCGCGTGATCTTGCAGTCGGCCATGAACTCGGCCTCTTTCAGCGCCTGCTGGATGCTGTGCACCGTGGCGTCGATGTTGACCACCACGCCGCGTTTGAGGCCGTTGCTGGGTGCCACACCCAGCCCGGCCAGCTTGAGCTCCCCGCCGGGCAGCACCTCGGCCACCACCACCATCACCTTGGCGGTGCCGATGTCGAGGCCGACGACCAGATCCTTGTACTCTTTTGCCATGTCGATGGTCCTGCTTTTTTCCTAGTTTTTCCTGGCCGGGTCCTGCGCCGTCACCGTGCTCACGCCACGCAGGCGCAGGGCATAACCCTGGGCGTAGCGCAGGTCGGCCCCCTCCAGCGCGTCGAGCTTGCGGCCGTGGTGCGCCGCCACCTGCGCCACCGTGCCCAGGAACTGCCGCGCGCGCGCCGTCACCTCCGGCACGCCGCCGCTGCCCAGCTCCAGGCTGGCCCCGCTGGCCAGCTGCACGCGCCAGTTGCCGCGCCCGCTCAGGGCCAGCTGCTCGATGGGCAGGTCCAGCGCCTCGAACAGGGGCAAAAGCTCGCGGTACATGGCCAGCACCTGGGCCGACTGTTCGACCGGGCCGTCCAGCCGCGGCAGCTGGTCCTGCTCGATCTCGCCGAGGTTGGCCTCGAAGACTTCGCCGTGGCTGTTGACCAGGGTGGACTCGCCCTCCTCGCCCCAGTAGGCCGCGGCCTGGTGCTCCTGCAGGACCACCCGCAGGCGGCTGGGGAACTCGCGCTGCACCACGGCGCGCCGCACCCAGGGCACGGACTCGAAAGCCAGGCGCACGGCGTTGAGGTCCACCGTCAGGAAAGTGCCCTTGAGTTGCGGCCCCACGTGCGCGCGCAGCGTCAGCGCGCTGGTGTGGCTGATGTCACCCAGCACCGTCAGGCCGCGGATCGCGAACACCGGGTGCTGCATCAGCCAGCGCCCGCCCGTACCCAGCGCCAGCAGCAGGAAACCGAGCAGCAGCAGATTGGCTGTCAGGTTCATGAGCTTGACGTCGAGGGGAACGGGCAGGCTGGAGCTCATGCGTGCACGCCTCCATGCTCGAGCGTGGCCGCCTGCAGCAGCAACACGCACAGTTCCTCGTAGCTGATACCCGCGGCCTTGGCCGACATGGGCACCAGCGAATGCCCGGTCATGCCGGGCGAGGTGTTGATCTCCAGCAGATAGGGCTTGCGCGTGCGCGCGTCGATCATCACGTCGGCACGGGCCCAGCCGCGGCAGCCCAGCACCTGGTAGGCCCGCAGCACGATCTGCTGGATCTGCTCTTCCTCGCCCGTGGGCAGGCCGCAGGGCACGAGGTACTTCACCTCGTCAGTGAAGTACTTGTTCTGGTAGTCGTAGTTGCCGTCGGGCGCCACGATGCGGATCACGGGCAGCGCACGCGCCTGCACCCCGCTGCCCAGCACGGGCACCGTGACCTCCTCGCCGCTGATGAACTGCTCGCACAGCACCTGTTCGTCGACCTGCGCTGCCCTGGCATAGGCGGCCTCGCATTCGTCGGCCGTTTGCACCTTGGTCAGGCCGATGGACGAGCCCTCGCGCGCCGGCTTGATGATCATGGGTGCGCCCAGCGCCGAGAAGGCGGCGCGTGCGGCCTCGGCGCTGGCCACCTTGCGCCACTGCGGCGTGGGCAGGCCCTCGGCCAGCCAGATGCGTTTGGTCATGACCTTGTCGATGGCAATGGCCGAGGCCATCACGCCCGATCCGGTGTAGGGGATGCCCAGCAGTTCCAGCGCGCCCTGCACCGTGCCGTCCTCGCCGAAGCGGCCGTGCAGCGCGATGAAACAACGCGCAAACCCCTCACGCTTGAGCTCGGAGAGATCACGTTGCGCCGGGTCGAAGGCGTGCGCGTCCACGCCACGCGACTGCAGCGCCTTGAGCACGCCGGTGCCCGACATGATGGAGATGTCGCGCTCGGCGGAAGACCCGCCCATCAGGACGGCCACCTTGCCCAGATTCATTTGTTCCTTGCTCACTTCTTGCCACTTCCCGTCAACTCGACCACCCTGGCCGGCACCCCACCGATGGAGCCCGCCCCCATGCACATCACCACGTCACCCGCACGCGCGTTGTCCAGGATGGCCTGCGGCATGGCCGCGATGTCGTCCACGAACACCGGCTCCAGCTTGCCGGCCACGCGCAGTGCGCGCGCCAGGCTGCGCCCGTCGGCCGCCACGATGGGCGCCTCGCCCGCGGCGTAGACCTCGGCCAGCAGCACGGCGTCCGCCTCGGCGATGACCTTGACAAAATCCTCGAAGCAATCGCGCGTGCGTGTGTAGCGATGCGGCTGGAAGGACAGCACCAGGCGCCGCCCGGGGAAGGCGCCGCGCGCCGCGGCCAGCGTGGCCGCCATCTCCACCGGGTGATGCCCGTAGTCGTCGATCAGCGTGAACGTGCCGCCGTCTTTGGCCGGCACCTCGCCGTAACGCTGGAAACGCCGGCCCACGCCCTTGAACTCGGCCAGGGCCTTGAGCAGCGCGGCGTCGGCGACATCCAGCTCCGCTGCCACCGCAATCGCCGACAGGGCGTTGAGCACGTTGTGGCGGCCCGGCAGGTTGAGCACCACGTCCAGGTCCGGCAGCACCACGCCGTTGCGCCGTTGCGCGGTGAAATGCATCTGCCCGGCCACGGCCCGCACGTTCACCGCCCGCACCTGCGCGCCCTCGTTGAAACCGTAGCTGGTGATGGGGCAGTTCACCTCGGGCACGATCTCGCGCACCGCGGCGTCGTCCGTGCACAGGATGGCCGTGCCGTAGAAAGGCATCCGGTGCAGGAAATCGACAAAGGCCTTCTTGAGATTGCCGAAGTCATGCCCGTAGGTTTCCATGTGGTCGGCATCGATATTGGTCACGACGGCCATCACCGGCAGCAGATTCAGGAAGGAGGCATCGCTCTCGTCGGCCTCGACCACGATGTAGTCACCGCTGCCCAGACGCGCATTGGCGTTGGCGCTGTTGAGGCGGCCGCCGATCACGAAGGTCGGGTCCAGCCCGGCCTCGGCCAGCACGCTGGCCACCAGGCTGGTGGTGGTGGTCTTGCCGTGCGTACCGGCAATCGCGATGCCCTGCTTCAGGCGCATCAGCTCGGCCAGCATCACGGCGCGCGGCACCACGGGTATCTTCTTCTCGCGCGCGGCCAGCACCTCGGGGTTGTCGGGTTTGACGGCGGTCGAGGTCACCACGGCGTCAGCCCCTTCAATGTGGCTGCCCGCATGGCCCACACAGGTGCGGATGCCCAGCGCAGCCAGACGACGCAGCGTCGCGCTGTCGCTCAGGTCCGAGCCTGAGATGCCGTAGCCCAGGTTGTGCAGCACCTCGGCAATGCCGGACATGCCGGCACCACCCAGGCCCACAAAATGGATTTTCTTGATCGCGTGTTTCATCGTGCCAGCTCCTCGCAGGCGGCGACCACCTGTGCGGTGGCCTCGGTCTGGGCCTGGCCCTGTGCCTGCTCGGCCCAGCGCAGCAGCGTGCCGCGATCGAGGTTCTGCAGCAGATCGGCCAGTCGTTCAGGGGTCAGTTCCTGTTGGGGCAGCAGCAGCCCCGCGCCCTGGTCCACCAGGAAACGCGCATTGCTCGTCTGGTGGTCGTCCACCGCCGCCGGGAAGGGTACAAACGCCGCAGCGGCGCCGACGGCGGCAAGCTCGGTCACGGTGCTGGCCCCGGCACGGCAGAGCACAAGATCGGCCGCGGCAAACGCCTGCGCCGTGTCCTCGATGAAGGGCGTGAGCTCGGCCTGCACACCGGCTGCGGCGTAGTTCGCGCGCAGCGCATCGATCTGCGTCGCGCCGCTCTGGTGGATGACCTGCGGGCGCTGCTCGGCCGGGATCAGGGCCAGCGCGCGTGGCACCACCTCGTTCAAGGCCTTCGCCCCCAGGCTGCCACCGACCACCAGCAGGTGCAGCGGCCCGCTGCGGCCGGCAAAGCGCTGGGCCGGCTGCGCCTGCTGCAGGAAGGCGGCACGCAAAGGGTTGCCCACCCACAGCCCCTGCTTGATCGCGCCGGGGAAGGCGGTGTACACACGGTCGGCCACACCGGCCAGCACCTTGTTGGCCAGGCCGGCCACCGAGTTCTGTTCGTGCAGCACCAGGGGCTTGCCCAGCAGCACGCCCATCATCCCGGCCGGGAAGGTGATGTAGCCGCCCAGGCCGATGATCACATCGGGTTGCACACGGCGCACCACCTGGATGCTCTGCCAGAAGGCCTTGAGCAGGCGCAGCGGCAGCAGGGCCAGCGTGAGCGGCCCCTTGCCACGCACGCCGCCGAAGTCGATGGACTCGAAGGCAAAACCGCGCGGCGGCACCAGCCGGCCTTCCATGCCGGCCTGGTTGCCCAGCCAGTGCACGCGCCAGCCCTTCTCACGCAGGGCCTCGGCCACGGCCAAGCCCGGGAAGATATGCCCCCCCGTGCCGCCAGCCATCACCAATGCGCAGCGTTCGGTCATGACCGACCTCCGTGCATGAGCCATGGCGCGTACCGCGCCATGCTGCGCGGCGCGCAATGTCTGTTTTGGTGAACCCGGCAACTCATGATCTGCCTCCGTGCATCAGTCATGTCGCGTACCGCGTCATGCTGCGCTGCGCGCAGTGCCGTGTTTTGATGAAACAGACAACTCATGCCCGACCTCCGTGCATAAGTTGTCTGTTTTCGTAATCGATTCTCAGCACGATGGCCACCGCCACCATGTTCATCAGGATGGCCGAACCGCCGTAACTCATGAAGGGCAGGGTCAGGCCCTTGGTCGGCAGGGCGCCGAGGTTCACGCCCATGTTGATGAAGGCCTGGAAGCCCATCCACACGCCCACGCCCTGCGCGACCAGGCCGGCGAAGACGCGGTCCAGCGCGATGGCCTGGCGTCCGATGTGCATGACGCGCCGCGTGAGCCAGAAGAACATGGCGATGATGCTCAGCACGCCCAGCAGACCGAACTCCTCGCCGATCACGGCCAGCAGGAAGTCGGTGTGCGCCTCGGGCAGCCAGTGCAGCTTCTCCACGCTGCCGCCCAGGCCCACGCCGAAGATCTGACCGCGGCCGAAGGCGATCAGCGAATGCGAGAGCTGGTAGCCCTTGCCCAGGGTGTGGCGCTCGTCCCAGGGATCGAGGTAGGCAAAGATGCGTTCGCGCCGCCACTCGCTCAGCGCGATCATCAGCACGAAGGCCACCAGCAGGATGGCGGCGATCAGGAAGAACATGCGGGCGTTCACCCCGCCCAGGAACAGGATGCCCATGGCGATCACGGCAATCACCATGAAGGCGCCCATGTCGGGCTCGGCCAGCAGCAGCAGGCCGATGATGGCCACGGCCGCGCCCATGGGGGCGACAGCGCGGAAGAAGTGCTCCTTCACGTCCATCTTGCGCACCATGTAATCGGCCGCGTAGAGCAGCACGGCCAGCTTGGCCAGCTCCGAGGGCTGGAAGTTGGTGATGCCCAGGGCAATCCAGCGCCGCGCGCCGTTCACGCCCTTGCCGATGCCGGGGATCAGCACCGCCACCAGCAGCACCAGCGCGGCCACCAGCAGCCAGGGCGCCAGCTTCTCCCACCGGGCCATGGGAATCTGGAAGGCGATCAGCGCCGCCACGAAGGCCACCACCAGCGAGAGCAGGTGACGCGTCAGGAAATGCGTGTGGGCATAACGCCCGAACTTGGGGTTGTCGGGCAAGGCGATGGAGGCCGAATACACCATCACCAGACCCCAGGCCAGCAAGGCCACCACCACCCAGACCAGGGCATGGTCGAAATCGGACAGGCGCACCGGCTGGCTGCCGCTGCGACCGTAACCCTGCGGCCCCAGGCGCACGGGCAGCGCATCGCTCGCCGGCGCGCCGCCGAACCAGCCACGAATGCGTTGCGCCAATACCGTCATGCCAGCCCCCCCTCGTTCGACAGGGCCTGCACCGCTTCGACAAAAACGCTGGCGCGGTGCGCGTAGTCCTTGAACATGTCGAAGCTGGCGCAGGCCGGCGACAGAAGCACGGCATCCCCCGCCTGCGCCTGCGCGCGGGCCAGGGCCACGGCCTCGGGCAAGGTGCCCGCGTCCAGCAGGGGCACGCCCGTGCCCTGCACCGCTAGGCGTATGGCCGGTGCGTCGCGCCCGATCAGCACGACGGCACGCGCGTAGCGCTGCACCGGGGCAAACAGCGGCGCAAAGTCCTGGCCCTTGCCGTCACCGCCCAGGATGACGACGATGCGGCGCTCGGTCCCCAGGCCGGTCAGCGCGGCCACGGTGGCGCCGACATTGGTGCCCTTGCTGTCGTCGAAGTACTCGACCTCGTTCACGATGGCCACGGGCTCCACCCGGTGCGGCTCGCCGCGGTACTCGCGCAGGCCGTAGAGCATGGGGCCGAGCGCGCAGCCTGCGGCCTGGGCCAGGGCCAGCGCCGCCAGTGCGTTGGTGGCGTTGTGGCGGCCGCGGATGCGCAGCGCGTCGGCCGGCATCAGGCGCTGGATGAAGATCTCCTCTTCTTCGCCCTTTTTCCGTTTCTGCGTCTCGTCGGCCTCCTGCGCGCGCACCAGCCAGGCCATGCCGTTGACCAGCTCGATGCCGTAGTCGCCCGGGCGTTGCGGCATGTCGGCACCGAAGGTCGTGTAGACGCGGTATTTGGGTTTTTGCAGCTTGGCCCGCAGGGGCTCGGGCAGCATGGCCATGACGGCCGCGTCGTCGCGGTTGAGCACGATCAGACCCTGGCTGCCGAAGATGCGCGCCTTGGCCGCCCCGTACGCTTCCATGCTGCCGTGCCAGTCCAGGTGGTCCTGGGTGAGGTTGAGCACCACCGAGGCCGTGGGCTCGAAGCCCGACACACCGTCGAGCTGAAAGCTGGAAAGCTCCAGCACCCAGACCTCGGGCAAAGTCTCCGCCTCCAGCCGCTGCGTCAGCACGTCCAGCAGATTGGGGCCGATGTTGCCGGCCACGGCAACGCTCTTGCCGGCGAGTTCGATCAGCTGGCCCGTCAGCGCCGTCGTCGTGGTCTTGCCGTTGGTCCCCGTGACCGCCAGCACTTTGGGCGCGTAGCCGCGCTCGGCCTGCAGTTCGCGCAAGGCGGCGGCATACAGATCCAGCTCGCCGCCGGTCCACAGGCCCATGGCCTGTGCCGCCAACCAGACCGGCGCCACGGCTGCGGGTGAGAGGCCCGGGCTCTTGAAAACGGCGCGGATGTCCTGTCCTTCGACCAGGCTGGCCTCGAAAGCTCCGGCGCGGAAGCTCACCTGCGGCAACTCGGCCTGCAGCGTCACGAGTTGCGGCGGCGCCTCGCGCGTATCGGCCACGGTCACGCGCGCACCCTGGCGCACACACCAGCACACCATGGCCAGGCCCGAAGCGCCCAGGCCCAGCACGAGCACGTGCTGCCCTTGCAGCGAGGACACCGGCACCGCGGCGACGGCCTCGGGTTCCGCGGGCGACTCGACAGCTGTGGGCTCAGCGTTGGCCTCGGGTAGCGTCTCGGTCGCCGCAGCGGGTTCGGCCTGAGCCACATCCGCAAAGAGCTGGGCCACGAAGGCCTTGGCATCCTGCGCTGCCGTCAGCGTCTCGGGCAAGGCACGCTTGGCCGGCTTGCCGGCCGGCGGCACAGGCAGATCGCCTGGCACCTCGGCCGGCAGCTCCACCGGCGCCTGCATGGGTTCATCAGCCGGCAAAAACGCCGAAGCCGCCTCGTCCTGAGGCGGCAGCGGCCGGGGCTGATCGTCGGGTAAGTCGTTTTCGTTCATCGCAATTTCAAAGTCGACAGGCCCACCAGGCACAGCAGCATGGTGATGATCCAGAAGCGCACGACCACCTGGGTCTCCTTCCAGCCGCTCTTCTCGAAATGGTGGTGCAGCGGCGCCATCTTCAGGATGCGCCGGCCCTCGCCGTATTTGCGTTTGGTGTACTTGAAGTACGAGACCTGCAGCATCACCGACAGCGCCTCGGCCACGAAGATGCCGCCCATGATGGCCAGCACGATCTCCTGGCGCACGATCACGGCGATGGTGCCCAGGGCACCGCCCAGGGCCAGGGCACCGACGTCACCCATGAAAACCTGGGCCGGGTGCGCATTGAACCAGAGGAAGGCCAGGCCGGCGCCGGCCATGGCGGCACAGAAGATCAGCAGCTCGCCCGAGCCGGGAATGTGCGGGAAGAACAGGTACTTGGAATAGACCGCGCTGCCCGTGACGTAGGCAAAGACGCCCAGCGCCGAGCCCACCATCACCACCGGCATGATGGCCAGGCCATCCAGGCCGTCGGTCAGGTTCACCGCATTGCTGGCGCCGACGATGACCAGGTAGGTCAGCACGACGAAACCGATCACACCCA is part of the Rhodoferax sp. BAB1 genome and harbors:
- the ftsZ gene encoding cell division protein FtsZ, whose product is MSIEMIEDAAFNLGTQIKVIGVGGGGGNAVEHMIEREVQGVEFICANTDAQALSRSSAHKVIQLGGSGLGAGSKPEKGRDAAELAVEDIQSAIAGAHMLFITAGMGGGTGTGAAPVIARVAKEMGILTVGVVTKPFDWEGGRRMTNADAGLTELEANVDSLIVVLNEKLQEVLGDDITQDEAFAHANDVLKNAVGGIAEIINVPGHVNVDFEDVRTVMGEPGKAMMGTAAANGPDRARIAAEQAVACPLLEGIDLSGAKGVLVLITAAKGSLKLSESKLAMNTIRAYASPDAHVIYGTAYDDSLADQIRVTVVATGLSRQGVRRTAPPLQVLTTTLRTGTDNVPFQVPTLNNAVAPGTAAQAPGVAQPDYNAMATPSVWRTRDRTQAAAKVDALSSGGMDDFEIPAFLRKQAD
- the ftsA gene encoding cell division protein FtsA; translation: MAKEYKDLVVGLDIGTAKVMVVVAEVLPGGELKLAGLGVAPSNGLKRGVVVNIDATVHSIQQALKEAEFMADCKITRVYTGITGSHIRGINSSGMVAVKDREVNAADVARVVETAKAINISSDQRLLLVEPQEFIIDGQDVREPIGMSGIRLEAKVHIVTGAQSAAENIIKCVRRCGLEVEQLMLNPLASSLSVLTDDEKELGVACVDIGAGTTDVAVFTGGAIRYTSVIPIAGDLITSDIAMALRTPTKDAEDIKVESGYAKQLLADPDIQVEVPGLGDRGPRMLSRQALAGVIEPRIEEIFSLVQQVLRDSGCEEVLSSGIVLTGGSSIMPGMVELGEDIFLKPVRRGVPKYSGALSDMVGQPRAATVMGLLEEARLARLRGYKVAQKHGSMKNAVGRVKDWFIGNF
- a CDS encoding cell division protein FtsQ/DivIB, whose amino-acid sequence is MSSSLPVPLDVKLMNLTANLLLLGFLLLALGTGGRWLMQHPVFAIRGLTVLGDISHTSALTLRAHVGPQLKGTFLTVDLNAVRLAFESVPWVRRAVVQREFPSRLRVVLQEHQAAAYWGEEGESTLVNSHGEVFEANLGEIEQDQLPRLDGPVEQSAQVLAMYRELLPLFEALDLPIEQLALSGRGNWRVQLASGASLELGSGGVPEVTARARQFLGTVAQVAAHHGRKLDALEGADLRYAQGYALRLRGVSTVTAQDPARKN
- a CDS encoding D-alanine--D-alanine ligase; translation: MNLGKVAVLMGGSSAERDISIMSGTGVLKALQSRGVDAHAFDPAQRDLSELKREGFARCFIALHGRFGEDGTVQGALELLGIPYTGSGVMASAIAIDKVMTKRIWLAEGLPTPQWRKVASAEAARAAFSALGAPMIIKPAREGSSIGLTKVQTADECEAAYARAAQVDEQVLCEQFISGEEVTVPVLGSGVQARALPVIRIVAPDGNYDYQNKYFTDEVKYLVPCGLPTGEEEQIQQIVLRAYQVLGCRGWARADVMIDARTRKPYLLEINTSPGMTGHSLVPMSAKAAGISYEELCVLLLQAATLEHGGVHA
- the murC gene encoding UDP-N-acetylmuramate--L-alanine ligase, producing MKHAIKKIHFVGLGGAGMSGIAEVLHNLGYGISGSDLSDSATLRRLAALGIRTCVGHAGSHIEGADAVVTSTAVKPDNPEVLAAREKKIPVVPRAVMLAELMRLKQGIAIAGTHGKTTTTSLVASVLAEAGLDPTFVIGGRLNSANANARLGSGDYIVVEADESDASFLNLLPVMAVVTNIDADHMETYGHDFGNLKKAFVDFLHRMPFYGTAILCTDDAAVREIVPEVNCPITSYGFNEGAQVRAVNVRAVAGQMHFTAQRRNGVVLPDLDVVLNLPGRHNVLNALSAIAVAAELDVADAALLKALAEFKGVGRRFQRYGEVPAKDGGTFTLIDDYGHHPVEMAATLAAARGAFPGRRLVLSFQPHRYTRTRDCFEDFVKVIAEADAVLLAEVYAAGEAPIVAADGRSLARALRVAGKLEPVFVDDIAAMPQAILDNARAGDVVMCMGAGSIGGVPARVVELTGSGKK
- the murG gene encoding undecaprenyldiphospho-muramoylpentapeptide beta-N-acetylglucosaminyltransferase, which translates into the protein MTERCALVMAGGTGGHIFPGLAVAEALREKGWRVHWLGNQAGMEGRLVPPRGFAFESIDFGGVRGKGPLTLALLPLRLLKAFWQSIQVVRRVQPDVIIGLGGYITFPAGMMGVLLGKPLVLHEQNSVAGLANKVLAGVADRVYTAFPGAIKQGLWVGNPLRAAFLQQAQPAQRFAGRSGPLHLLVVGGSLGAKALNEVVPRALALIPAEQRPQVIHQSGATQIDALRANYAAAGVQAELTPFIEDTAQAFAAADLVLCRAGASTVTELAAVGAAAAFVPFPAAVDDHQTSNARFLVDQGAGLLLPQQELTPERLADLLQNLDRGTLLRWAEQAQGQAQTEATAQVVAACEELAR
- the ftsW gene encoding putative lipid II flippase FtsW, whose translation is MTVLAQRIRGWFGGAPASDALPVRLGPQGYGRSGSQPVRLSDFDHALVWVVVALLAWGLVMVYSASIALPDNPKFGRYAHTHFLTRHLLSLVVAFVAALIAFQIPMARWEKLAPWLLVAALVLLVAVLIPGIGKGVNGARRWIALGITNFQPSELAKLAVLLYAADYMVRKMDVKEHFFRAVAPMGAAVAIIGLLLLAEPDMGAFMVIAVIAMGILFLGGVNARMFFLIAAILLVAFVLMIALSEWRRERIFAYLDPWDERHTLGKGYQLSHSLIAFGRGQIFGVGLGGSVEKLHWLPEAHTDFLLAVIGEEFGLLGVLSIIAMFFWLTRRVMHIGRQAIALDRVFAGLVAQGVGVWMGFQAFINMGVNLGALPTKGLTLPFMSYGGSAILMNMVAVAIVLRIDYENRQLMHGGRA
- the murD gene encoding UDP-N-acetylmuramoyl-L-alanine--D-glutamate ligase, translating into MNENDLPDDQPRPLPPQDEAASAFLPADEPMQAPVELPAEVPGDLPVPPAGKPAKRALPETLTAAQDAKAFVAQLFADVAQAEPAAATETLPEANAEPTAVESPAEPEAVAAVPVSSLQGQHVLVLGLGASGLAMVCWCVRQGARVTVADTREAPPQLVTLQAELPQVSFRAGAFEASLVEGQDIRAVFKSPGLSPAAVAPVWLAAQAMGLWTGGELDLYAAALRELQAERGYAPKVLAVTGTNGKTTTTALTGQLIELAGKSVAVAGNIGPNLLDVLTQRLEAETLPEVWVLELSSFQLDGVSGFEPTASVVLNLTQDHLDWHGSMEAYGAAKARIFGSQGLIVLNRDDAAVMAMLPEPLRAKLQKPKYRVYTTFGADMPQRPGDYGIELVNGMAWLVRAQEADETQKRKKGEEEEIFIQRLMPADALRIRGRHNATNALAALALAQAAGCALGPMLYGLREYRGEPHRVEPVAIVNEVEYFDDSKGTNVGATVAALTGLGTERRIVVILGGDGKGQDFAPLFAPVQRYARAVVLIGRDAPAIRLAVQGTGVPLLDAGTLPEAVALARAQAQAGDAVLLSPACASFDMFKDYAHRASVFVEAVQALSNEGGLA
- the mraY gene encoding phospho-N-acetylmuramoyl-pentapeptide-transferase produces the protein MLLSLAQWLQSISPEFGYFRVFQYLTFRAVMAALTALLIGLIAGPYVIRRLTELKIGQPVRGYGMETHLSKSGTPTMGGVLILLAIGISTLLWFDLSNRFVWIVLLVTLGFGAIGWVDDWRKVVNKDPEGMRSREKYFWQSVIGLIAAFYLVFSISGSSNQGVWELFMTWVRSGFSVELPAKAGLLLPFFKQVSYPLGVIGFVVLTYLVIVGASNAVNLTDGLDGLAIMPVVMVGSALGVFAYVTGSAVYSKYLFFPHIPGSGELLIFCAAMAGAGLAFLWFNAHPAQVFMGDVGALALGGALGTIAVIVRQEIVLAIMGGIFVAEALSVMLQVSYFKYTKRKYGEGRRILKMAPLHHHFEKSGWKETQVVVRFWIITMLLCLVGLSTLKLR